ACTGCCCCGTGCGCTGATCGGTCAACCGCACCGAACTACCGGTCGCCTCGGATGCCGCAACGTAGGTCAGGATCCGGGCGCCGTGCTGCGCCGCGGTGCGCGCGACCACGGTGACCAGGCGGGCGTCGTCGATCAATTGCCCGTCGTAGGCCAACAGTCCACCGTCGAGGCCGTCGCGGCGCACCGTGGGCGCCATCTCCACCACCCGCTGCGCGGACACCCGGCGCGATCGGGGCAGGGTCGACGACGAGGTTCCGGCAAGCACCCGCAACGCGTCACCGGCAAGGAATCCCGCACGCACCAACGCACGCTTGGGGTGGCTCATCGACGGCAGCAACGGAACCAGTTGCGGCATCGCGTGCACGAGGTGAGGGGCGTTGTGCGTCATCAGGATTCCGCGCTCGATGGCGCTGCGCCGGGCGATACCGACGTTGCCGGTCGCCAGGTAGCGCAGCCCACCGTGGACCAATTTGGAACTCCAGCGGCTGGTGCCGAACGCCAGGTCGTGCTTCTCGACCAGCGCCACCCGCAGGCCGCGCGATGCGGCGTCCAGCGCGATCCCGGCCCCGGTGATGCCGCCGCCGATCACGACCACGTCCAGCGGTTCGCCATCGGCAAGGGCATTCAGGTCGGCGGTGCGGCGGGCGGCGTTCAAGGCTGTCATCAGGACAGGTATCCGTTCAACGAGTGGGCGAGTTCGGTGGCCAGCGCATCGGCATCGAGGATCGGGCGCACGATGCGCTCGGATTGAATGGTCGACTGGGCGATCAGCAACACCATCGTGGCCAGCTGAAGCGGATCGCCCGCGCGCACGCTGCCGTGCCGCTGGGCCGCCCGCAACCGGTCAGCAAGCGCGTTGATCAGCATCTGCTGGCTTTCCCCGAGGCGTTCGGTGATGTAGACCGCCGCCAGGTGTGAGTGCATCACCGACATGATCAGTTCATCGCGGCGCAGCAAATTGGCCACCGAAACAATTTGGTGTACAAGGGATTCCCGGTCTTCTCCCAGCAGTGGCGCATCCTGCATCACCGCGGTGATGCGCTGGGTCAACAGCGCCGCCACGATCGAGGGTGTGTCCGGCCAGCGGCGGTACACGGTCGGGCGGCTCACGCCCGCGCGCCGGGCTATCTCCGCGAGTGTCACCCGGTCAACCCCGAAATCGACGACACAGCTGGCGGCGGCCGCCAGGATCCGGTCGCCGACATCCAATCCCGCGTTACTGATTGACAGCATATGTAATACTGTAACGCATGACGCATCCCGAGCAACTCCTTCCGCCGATGAAATGGAACGCATGGGGAGATCCCGCTAGCGCCAAACCGCTCTCCGACGGCATCCGGTCGCTGTTGAAACAGGCCGTCGGCCTGGAAGATTCGCAGGGCACCGAGCTCGGCCTCGACCAGGTTCAGTTGCGTCCGTCGGCGCTGTCGCACACGGATCGCGACGCGCTCGCCGCGATCGTCGGCGCCGAGTATTGCCGCACCGACGATCGCGATCGGCTGCTGCACGCCGGCGGTAAGTCCACTCTCGACCTGCTGCGCCGCAAGGACACCGGCGTCCAGGACGCGCCCGACGCCATCCTGCTGCCCGGCGACGAGGATGCCGTCGCCGGGATCCTGCGCTATTGCTCCGAACACGGCATCGCCGTAATCCCGTTCGGCGGTGGCACCAATGTCGTCGGTGGTCTCGATCCCACCCGCGGCGACTTCGGCGCTGTCGTGTCCGTCGACCTGCGTCGCTTCGACCAACTCATCTCGCTCGACGAAGTCTCGGGGCAGGCCGTCCTAGGCGCTGGCCTCACCGGTCCGGAAGCGGAATGCCTGCTCGGCGAACGCGGCTTCTCGCTCGGCCACTTCCCGCAGAGCTTCGAATACGCCACCATCGGCGGCTTTGCCGCGACCCGTTCCTCCGGTCAGGATTCAGCCGGCTACGGCCGGTTCAACGACATGGTGCGCGGTCTGCGGATGATCACCCCGGCGGGAACGCTGGACCTGGGCCGCGGACCGGAATCGGCCGCGGGCCCCGATCTGCGTCAGCTGGTGATCGGGTCCGAGGGCACCTTCGGCGTGATCACACAGGTGCGGCTGCGGGTGCACCGGGCACCGGAAGCCATTCGCTACGAAGCCTGGTCGTTTCCCGATTTCGCGACCGGCGCCGCGGCATTGCGTGCTGTCACCCAGAATGCGACCGGCCCCACCGTCATTCGGCTCTCCGATGAGGCCGAGACCGGAGTCAACCTGGCCACCACCGAGGCGATCGGCGAAAATCAGATCACCGGCGGCTGCCTGGGCATCACCGTCTTCGAGGGCAGCAAGGAACACGTCGAAAGCCGGCACGCCGAGACCGGCGCGCTGCTGGCGGCCCAGGGCGGCACGTCGTTGGGCGAAGGTCCCGCACAGGCCTGGGAGCGCGGCCGGTTCGGCGCGCCGTATCTGCGCGACTCGCTGCTGGCGGCGGGCGCGCTCTGCGAGACGCTGGAAACCGCCACCGACTGGTCCAACATCCCGGCGCTCAAGGCCGCCGTCACCGAAGCACTGACCACCGCGTTGGCCGAAACCGGGACACCGGCGTTGGTGATGTGCCACATTTCGCACGTGTACCCCACCGGCGCATCGTTGTACTTCACCGTCGTCGCGGGCCAGCGGGGCAATCCGATCGAGCAGTGGCAGACCGCCAAGAAGGCCGCGTCGGACGCGATCGTCGCCACCGGCGGCACCATCACCCATCACCACGCGGTCGGTGCGGATCACCGGCCCTGGATGCGCAACGAGGTGGGCGATCTGGGTGTGCAGGTGTTGCGCGCGGTCAAGGCGACGCTGGATCCGGCGGGAATCCTCAATCCCGGCAAGCTAATTCCGTGACAGGGCTGCGCCGGCGCGAGATCAACAAGGTGACCGCGCTGACCAATCCCCTGTCGGGACACGGCACCGCCGTGCACGCGGCGCAGGTCGCCATCGCCAGGCTGCACGCCCGCGGCAAGGTCGTCGAGATCATCGGCGACGACGCTGAAGACGCCCGGCATCTGGCCGCCGCGGCCATCGAACGCGGCACCGACGCGCTGGTGGCCACCGGCGGCGACGGCGTCATCTCCAACGCGCTACAAGTGTTGGCCGGCACCGACATTCCGCTAGGCATCATCCCGGCCGGCACCGGCAATGACCACGCGCGTGAATTAGGTATCCCGACAAAGGATCCCGAGGCCGCCGCGGACGTCGTCGCCGACGGCTGGACGCAAACGATCGACCTGGGCCGCATCCGCGACACCGAGGGCGTCAACAAATGGTTCGGCACCGTGGCGGCCACCGGATTCGACTCCCTGGTCACCGATCGCGCCAACCGGATGAGCTGGCCGCACGGGCGGCTGCGCTACTACGTCGCGATGCTCGCCGAGCTTTCCCAGTTGCGGCAGTTGCCGTTTCGCTTGGTGCTCGACGGCAGCAGGGAGATCGACGCCGATATCACGCTGGCGGCCTTCGGAAATACCCGAAGCTATGGCGGCGGCCTGCTGATCTGTCCCAACGCCGACTACACCGACGGGCTGCTCGACATCACGATGGCGCACACCGCATCCCGGTCGAAGCTGGTCCGCCTGTTTCCCACCGTGATGAAAGGCACGCACGTCGAACTCGACGAGGTCAGCACGGCGCGCGCCAAAACGATCCACGTCGAATGCCCCGGTATCAACGTCTACGCCGACGGCGACTTCGCCTGTCCGCTGCCTGCCGAGATATCCGCGGTGCCCGGCGCACTACAGATCCTGCGCGCGGGCGTGTAACGACTCGCGCGACAAACGCGACATCTGAGGAGAAGCGCGCCGTGGGAGCGCTGCCCTGGGAGGAACGATGTCGAGACATCGCAGCACCGCGGTTATCGCCTTGGCGACCATGTCGCTGGGCGGCTCGCTATCGCTTGCCCCCGCGGTGTTCGCAGGCGATCCGCTCTGGAATGGGCAATACATCCTGACGCTGTCGGCCAACGCGAAGAACGGCACCAGCATCGCGGCCAGCCAACCCGAATACGCCCACCGGGCCAGTTATTCGATTACGTCCAAATGTGCGGACGGGGTTTGCACCGCCACGGTGAACGACCCCCCACCGCCCAAGAATCAGTTCATGCCGCAGACGGTGGAATTCACCTGGAATGGCTCGCAGTGGGTACGCGAAATGGCCTGGAAATGGGACTGCCTGCTGCCCGACGGCACGATCGAATACGACCCGGCGAAATCCATCACGGCATATACCCCCGGGCCGAACGGGGTCCTTACCGGCGTCTTCCACACCGACATCACCAGCGGCGCGTGCAAGGGCAACGTCGACATGCCGGTGTCCGCCGCCCCGGCGAACCCGCCGGTCGTTTAGCCAGAGGCTTAGCCGACGCCGCGGTTGAGCCAGGTCACCTCGCCGGCGTCGCCGCCGTCGCGGTACGCCTCGAGCGCCTCGTCCCACGCGGTTCCCAGCACGGAGTCGAGTTCGGCGGCGAGCGTGTCGGCGCCCTGCGCCATCATCGACCGCAGCCGCATCTCGCCGACCATGATGTCGCCGTTCGCGCTCATCGCCCCGGTCCACAAGCCCAGTTGCGGGGTGTGGCTGAAGCGGTGGCCGTCGACTCCGGGGCTCGGGTCCTCGGTGACCTCGAACCGCAGCACCGACCAGGACCGCAGCGCGTTAGCCAACCTGGCACCGGTACCCACCGGACCGACCCAGTTGGTGACCGCACGCAGCTGTCCCGGCATCGCCGGCTGCGGTGTCCAGACCAAATTGGCCTTCGACTGCAGGGTCGACGACAACGCCCACTCAACATGCGGGCACACCGCCGCGGGCGAGGCGTGCACGTACACCACACCAGCCGTCACGTCGGCGAATTGATTCGACGCACGCATATTGTTGCTCCTTCGGTTCCACGAGGGACGTCTTCCCCAACGACCTGGTGAACCCGACGAGCGGCATGCTCGCATCAAATTTTGTGTCTTGCGTGTCTATTGTGCCCTGTGATGCCTGTGTTGCGCTAGTGTGCATTTTCCTTAAATTGACTCACCGAGCACCCGGTCCGAGATTTCCGGCCATAAGTCCAGCGCCCAGTCGCCGAAATCGCGGTCCGTCAACACGACAAAGGCCAGCTCAGCGTCGGGATCTGCCCAGATGAAACCGCCTGCTTGGCCGAAATGGCCGTAGGTCCGGGACGAGTTGCGCGCGCCGGTCCAATGCGGCGATTTCGAGTCCCGGAGCTCGAAACCAAGCCCCCAGTCGTTGGGCCGCTGCGCGCCGTAGCCGGGCAACACGCCATCCAGACCGGGAAATTGCACCGTCGTCGCCTCAGCATGCAGTTGCGGCGAGACGATCGCCGGTCGCAGCAAATCGCCCGCGAATGCCGCCAGGTCCGCCACCGTCGAGGTCGCCCCGTACCCGGCCTCCGCCGCCCCGCCCGCCAGCCGGGTGGCGTGCATGTTCAGCGGCTCACACACCGCCTCGGCGAGGTAGCGGGCGAACTCGATACCCGATTCGCGTTCGATGGTCTCGGCCAGCACGGCAAAGCCGTAGTTGGAATAGATGCGCCGGGTGCCGGGCTTGGCGAGCACCCGGTCGTTGAGCATCGCCAGCCCCGACGCATGCGCGAGCAGGTGCCGGACCGTCGCGCCGGGTGGGCCGGCCGGGGTGTCCAGGTCGACGACCCCCTCTTCGATCGCGACCTGTGCGGCGCGGGCCACCAGCGGCTTGGTGACCGACGCCAGCACGAACACCCGCTCGGTGTCGCCATGCGCGGCCAGCACGCCGGCGGGCGAGATCACCGCGGCGGCGGCGGCCGGGACCGGCCAGTCATCGAGAGCATCGAGAGCGGCCATCAGGTCGGGCGGTTCACCTAGTGGCCCCCTTGAAGGCCAAGTAGTAGTTGTTGACCGGGTCGGACTCGACCTCGGCCACCCGCACGTCGGCGAACCCGGCATCGGCGAGCATCGAAGTGGCCAGCTGAGTCCCCCAGGCCGTGCCCAGCCCGGCGCCGTCCAGGGCCAGCGACACCGTCATGCAGTGCATCAGCGAGGTGGTGTAGAGGTAGGTGCTCATCGGGACGTCGACGTTCTCCTCGAGCCGGCTGGACGCCTTGATGTCGGCCATCAAGAAGACCCCACCGGGTCGCAACGCCCGATGGATGTTCTCCAGCACGCGCGCGGGCTGGGCCTGATCGTGGATGGCGTCGAACACGGTGATCACGTCGAAGGCGTCGGCCTTGTTCAGCTCAGTCAGGTTGTGGCGCTCGAAGGTCGCGTTGGTCAGACCGAGACGGGCCGCCTCCCGGACGGCGGCCGCGATCGCCTCGTCGGAGAAGTCGATACCGGTGAACCGGCTCGACGGAAACGCTTGCGCCATCACGTTGATCGCGTGACCACTGCCGCACCCGAAATCGGCCACGTCGGCCCCGGACCGCAGGCGTTCGGGCAGGCCGTCGACCAACGGCAGCACGACGTCGACCAGTGCCGCGTCGAACACCGCTGCGCTCTGCTCGGCCATCAGCGCGTGGAAGCGCGGGAACTCGCTGTACGGCAGCCCGCCGCCCGCCCGGAAGCAGCCGATGATTTTCTGCTCGACCTCGGCGAGCTGCGGCAGGAATAGGGCCACCACGGCCAGGTTGTGCGGCCCCGCCGCGCGGGTCAACACCGCCGCGCGCTGCGCCGGCAGCGAGTAGGTTCCGGTGGCCGCGTCGTAGTCGACGACATGCCCGGTTGTCATGCCGCCCAGCCACTCCCGGACGTAACGCTCGTTGAGACCAGCGGCGTCGGCGATCTGCGCGCTACTGGCCGGCCCGATTCCGGCCATCGTGTCCAGCAGTCCGGTCTGGTGTCCAATGCTCAGCAGAAGGGCCAGGCTCGCGCCGTCGATTGCCGAGACGATTCTTCCGGTGAACTCTTCGGTGGTCTCCAAAGCCGTCACGTTCACGGACGCTACACCCAGCTTTATGGGTGGACGCCCGGCCGAGCAGTGTATGGCCTTCGACAGTAGGTTGTAGCCCATGAGTCAGACAGTGCGCGGAGTGATTTCACGCAAGAAGGGCCAACCCGTCGAATTGGTGGACATCGTCGTCCCGGACCCCGGCCCCGGAGAGGCCCTGGTCGATGTCATCGCCTGCGGGGTGTGCCACACCGACCTGACCTACCGCGAGGGCGGCATCAACGACGAGTACCCGTTCCTACTCGGCCACGAGGCCGCCGGCACGGTCGAAGCGGTCGGGCCGGGCGTGACGGCCGTGGCGCCGGGCGACTTCGTGATCCTCAACTGGCGCGCGGTCTGCGGCCAGTGCCGGGCGTGCAAGCGCGGCAAGCCGAGTTACTGCTTCGACACGTTCAACGCCGAACAGAAGATGACGCTGACCGACGGCACCGAGCTCACCCCGGCGCTGGGCATCGGCGCGTTCGCCGACAAGACGCTGGTGGCGGCCGGGCAATGCACCAAGGTCAATCCCGAGGCCGACCCGGCGGTGGCCGGGCTGCTGGGCTGCGGCGTAATGGCCGGCATCGGCGCCGCGATCAATACCGGCGCCGTCGGTCGTGACGACACCGTCGCGGTGATCGGCTGCGGCGGCGTCGGGGATGCCGCGATCGCGGGAGCCGCGCTGGTCGGCGCCAAGCGAATCATCGCCGTCGACACCGACAACACCAAGCTGGAATGGGCCCGCAAATTCGGTGCGACCCACACCGTCAACGCCCGCGAGTTCGACGTCGTCGAAACCATCCAAGACCTCACCGACGGCTTTGGCGTCGACGTCATCATCGACGCCGTCGGCCGGCCCGAGACGTGGAAGCAGGCGTTCTACGCCCGCGACCTAGCCGGAACCGTTGTGCTGGTGGGCGTCCCGACACCCGACATGCGCCTGGACATGCCACTGGTCGACTTCTTTTCCCGCGGCGGCTCGTTGAAGTCGTCGTGGTACGGCGACTGCCTGCCCGAACGCGACTTCCCCACTCTGATCGACCTTTACATGCAGGGCCGGCTGCCACTGGAGAAGTTCGTCTCGGAACGCATCGGGCTCACCGACATCGAGGACGCGTTCCACAAGATGCACGAGGGCAAGGTGTTGCGCTCGGTGGTGCTGCTCTGATGGCTGCGATCCGGCATATCGTCACCCACGGAACCTTCGAACTCGACGGTGGCAGTTGGGAAGTCGACAACAACATCTGGATCGTCGGCGACGACTCCGAAGTGGTCGTGTTCGACGCGGCCCATACCGCCGAGCCGATCCTCGACGCCGTCGGCGGCCGTAAGGTGGTCGCGGTGATCTGCACGCACGGCCACAACGATCATGTCACCGTCGCCCCCGAGCTCGGCAACACGTTGGAAGCGCCCGTGCTACTACACCCCGGCGACGAAGTGCTGTGGCGAATGACGCATCCCGACAAAGACTTTCGCGCGTATTCCGATGGCGACACCTTGACGGTCGCGGGCACGGCGTTGCAGGCACTGCACACCCCCGGCCACTCCCCCGGATCGGTGTGCTGGTACGCCCCCGAACTGGGCGTGGTGTTCAGCGGTGACACGCTGTTCTCCGGCGGGCCGGGTGCGACCGGCCGCTCGTACTCCGATTTCCCGACGATCCTGAAGTCGATCTCGGAACGTCTGGGCGCGTTGCCCGGCGACACCGTGGTGCACACCGGCCACGGGGACAGCACCACCATCGGCGACGAGATCGTCCACTACGAGGAATGGGTCGCCCGCGGCCACTAGTTGCGGGCCGCGGGCGTAACGTCACGGCGAAATCCACCCCCGCAAACTCGCAGTACCGTTACGCTCGCGGCCCCCAGCGCCCGCAAAAGCCACATGC
The DNA window shown above is from Mycobacterium sp. Aquia_216 and carries:
- a CDS encoding DUF3145 domain-containing protein, whose protein sequence is MRASNQFADVTAGVVYVHASPAAVCPHVEWALSSTLQSKANLVWTPQPAMPGQLRAVTNWVGPVGTGARLANALRSWSVLRFEVTEDPSPGVDGHRFSHTPQLGLWTGAMSANGDIMVGEMRLRSMMAQGADTLAAELDSVLGTAWDEALEAYRDGGDAGEVTWLNRGVG
- a CDS encoding S-(hydroxymethyl)mycothiol dehydrogenase; translated protein: MSQTVRGVISRKKGQPVELVDIVVPDPGPGEALVDVIACGVCHTDLTYREGGINDEYPFLLGHEAAGTVEAVGPGVTAVAPGDFVILNWRAVCGQCRACKRGKPSYCFDTFNAEQKMTLTDGTELTPALGIGAFADKTLVAAGQCTKVNPEADPAVAGLLGCGVMAGIGAAINTGAVGRDDTVAVIGCGGVGDAAIAGAALVGAKRIIAVDTDNTKLEWARKFGATHTVNAREFDVVETIQDLTDGFGVDVIIDAVGRPETWKQAFYARDLAGTVVLVGVPTPDMRLDMPLVDFFSRGGSLKSSWYGDCLPERDFPTLIDLYMQGRLPLEKFVSERIGLTDIEDAFHKMHEGKVLRSVVLL
- a CDS encoding diacylglycerol kinase — its product is MTGLRRREINKVTALTNPLSGHGTAVHAAQVAIARLHARGKVVEIIGDDAEDARHLAAAAIERGTDALVATGGDGVISNALQVLAGTDIPLGIIPAGTGNDHARELGIPTKDPEAAADVVADGWTQTIDLGRIRDTEGVNKWFGTVAATGFDSLVTDRANRMSWPHGRLRYYVAMLAELSQLRQLPFRLVLDGSREIDADITLAAFGNTRSYGGGLLICPNADYTDGLLDITMAHTASRSKLVRLFPTVMKGTHVELDEVSTARAKTIHVECPGINVYADGDFACPLPAEISAVPGALQILRAGV
- a CDS encoding TetR/AcrR family transcriptional regulator, which produces MLSISNAGLDVGDRILAAAASCVVDFGVDRVTLAEIARRAGVSRPTVYRRWPDTPSIVAALLTQRITAVMQDAPLLGEDRESLVHQIVSVANLLRRDELIMSVMHSHLAAVYITERLGESQQMLINALADRLRAAQRHGSVRAGDPLQLATMVLLIAQSTIQSERIVRPILDADALATELAHSLNGYLS
- a CDS encoding serine hydrolase domain-containing protein, with amino-acid sequence MAALDALDDWPVPAAAAAVISPAGVLAAHGDTERVFVLASVTKPLVARAAQVAIEEGVVDLDTPAGPPGATVRHLLAHASGLAMLNDRVLAKPGTRRIYSNYGFAVLAETIERESGIEFARYLAEAVCEPLNMHATRLAGGAAEAGYGATSTVADLAAFAGDLLRPAIVSPQLHAEATTVQFPGLDGVLPGYGAQRPNDWGLGFELRDSKSPHWTGARNSSRTYGHFGQAGGFIWADPDAELAFVVLTDRDFGDWALDLWPEISDRVLGESI
- a CDS encoding MBL fold metallo-hydrolase; translated protein: MAAIRHIVTHGTFELDGGSWEVDNNIWIVGDDSEVVVFDAAHTAEPILDAVGGRKVVAVICTHGHNDHVTVAPELGNTLEAPVLLHPGDEVLWRMTHPDKDFRAYSDGDTLTVAGTALQALHTPGHSPGSVCWYAPELGVVFSGDTLFSGGPGATGRSYSDFPTILKSISERLGALPGDTVVHTGHGDSTTIGDEIVHYEEWVARGH
- a CDS encoding FAD-binding oxidoreductase, which codes for MKWNAWGDPASAKPLSDGIRSLLKQAVGLEDSQGTELGLDQVQLRPSALSHTDRDALAAIVGAEYCRTDDRDRLLHAGGKSTLDLLRRKDTGVQDAPDAILLPGDEDAVAGILRYCSEHGIAVIPFGGGTNVVGGLDPTRGDFGAVVSVDLRRFDQLISLDEVSGQAVLGAGLTGPEAECLLGERGFSLGHFPQSFEYATIGGFAATRSSGQDSAGYGRFNDMVRGLRMITPAGTLDLGRGPESAAGPDLRQLVIGSEGTFGVITQVRLRVHRAPEAIRYEAWSFPDFATGAAALRAVTQNATGPTVIRLSDEAETGVNLATTEAIGENQITGGCLGITVFEGSKEHVESRHAETGALLAAQGGTSLGEGPAQAWERGRFGAPYLRDSLLAAGALCETLETATDWSNIPALKAAVTEALTTALAETGTPALVMCHISHVYPTGASLYFTVVAGQRGNPIEQWQTAKKAASDAIVATGGTITHHHAVGADHRPWMRNEVGDLGVQVLRAVKATLDPAGILNPGKLIP
- a CDS encoding class I SAM-dependent methyltransferase, which produces MTALETTEEFTGRIVSAIDGASLALLLSIGHQTGLLDTMAGIGPASSAQIADAAGLNERYVREWLGGMTTGHVVDYDAATGTYSLPAQRAAVLTRAAGPHNLAVVALFLPQLAEVEQKIIGCFRAGGGLPYSEFPRFHALMAEQSAAVFDAALVDVVLPLVDGLPERLRSGADVADFGCGSGHAINVMAQAFPSSRFTGIDFSDEAIAAAVREAARLGLTNATFERHNLTELNKADAFDVITVFDAIHDQAQPARVLENIHRALRPGGVFLMADIKASSRLEENVDVPMSTYLYTTSLMHCMTVSLALDGAGLGTAWGTQLATSMLADAGFADVRVAEVESDPVNNYYLAFKGATR